A genomic segment from Sciurus carolinensis chromosome 1, mSciCar1.2, whole genome shotgun sequence encodes:
- the Ubxn10 gene encoding UBX domain-containing protein 10: protein MATEVPVNTAPPEHSAVVHLATDSFLWQPNSLRMHLTRPKSAKGRTRPSLHKAQGTEDSPQRATSPRPPAIPSESPGSQKPGACAPVSPAQGAAEETPELLPQVPIGASSSLNKYPVLPSINRRSLHEGAVDTVAKKASSLQLSSIRALYQEEACAVKTSKEDSSARAGVLERKFMTGTKKQGPSRARNLEEPSDQEPRLLLAVRSPSGQRFTRHFRPTDDLQTVVAVAEQRNRTTYGGCSIETMEVPRRRFSDLTKSLQECGIPHKSVLGISQGERKGWP from the coding sequence ATGGCCACAGAAGTCCCTGTGAACACAGCACCGCCCGAGCACAGCGCTGTTGTCCACCTAGCAACTGACAGCTTTCTTTGGCAGCCAAACTCCCTCAGAATGCATCTCACCAGGCCCAAGTCTGCCAAGGGCCGGACGCGGCCCAGTCTGCACAAAGCCCAGGGCACAGAGGACAGCCCTCAGCGCGCCACTTCCCCCCGGCCTCCAGCCATTCCCTCTGAGTCTCCTGGCAGCCAGAAACCAGGGGCCTGTGCTCCCGTTTCTCCAGCCCAGGGAGCTGCCGAGGAGACCCCTGAACTGCTGCCGCAGGTGCCCATCGGGGCTTCCTCTTCTCTCAACAAGTACCCGGTCCTTCCTTCCATCAACAGGAGGAGCCTCCACGAGGGGGCTGTGGACACAGTAGCTAAAAAGGCCAGCTCACTGCAGCTGAGCAGCATCCGGGCTCTTTACCAAGAGGAGGCCTGCGCCGTGAAGACAAGCAAAGAAGATTCCAGCGCTCGAGCTGGTGTCCTGGAGAGGAAGTTCATGACTGGAACCAAGAAGCAGGGCCCCTCCAGGGCTCGAAACCTGGAGGAACCATCAGACCAAGAACCCAGGCTGCTGCTCGCTGTCCGATCCCCCTCAGGACAAAGGTTCACCCGCCATTTCCGGCCAACTGATGACTTACAGACGGTGGTGGCCGTGGCCGAGCAGAGGAACAGAACTACCTACGGAGGCTGCAGCATTGAGACCATGGAGGTGCCCCGGCGACGGTTTTCTGACCTCACCAAATCTCTGCAGGAGTGCGGAATCCCCCACAAGTCTGTGCTGGGCATCTCCcagggggagaggaaggggtggccCTGA